The following are encoded together in the Xanthomonas sacchari genome:
- a CDS encoding GMC family oxidoreductase, with protein MYDYIIIGAGSAGCVLANRLSEDRDCKVLLIEAGPRDRNPFIHMPAGLARLATNRRINWNYLTEAEPALNDRRLWWPRGKVLGGSSSINAMCYVRGVPADYDDWSADGADGWDWRGVLPYFRRSECNSRGGDALHGGDGPLHVSDLRYHNPLSDVFIAAAQEAGFPHNSDFNGPQQQGVGLYQVTQKDGARCSAAVAYLAPARARDNLQLVTDALVLRLLIEGGRVVGVAYAQDGREVQARAAREVLLSAGAVNSPQLLMLSGIGPADALRRHGIAVHLDQPQVGANLQDHLDVCTLYRTRPGISYDRRNQAKIAFDYFLRGHRGAGSSNIAEAGGFIRSPLAPDARADIQLHFVPAMLDDHGRNRLPGDGFTLHACHLQPRSRGRIALNDADPRTPARIQANYLSDPDGFDLRMLVECARLARHILRQPAFDAWRGAPLLPAREDLDEAGLVAFIRAKAETIYHPIGTCRMGSDAQAVVDPQLRLRGLDGLRVVDASVMPRLVSGNTNGPTMMIAERAADLIRGRAVLREG; from the coding sequence GTGTACGACTACATCATCATCGGCGCAGGCTCGGCCGGCTGCGTGCTCGCCAACCGCCTGAGCGAGGACCGCGACTGCAAGGTGCTGCTGATCGAGGCCGGGCCGCGCGACCGCAATCCCTTCATCCACATGCCCGCGGGCCTGGCGCGCCTGGCCACCAATCGCCGCATCAACTGGAACTACCTGACCGAGGCCGAGCCGGCCTTGAACGACCGCCGCCTGTGGTGGCCGCGCGGCAAGGTGCTGGGCGGCTCCAGTTCGATCAATGCGATGTGCTACGTGCGCGGCGTGCCCGCCGACTACGACGACTGGTCGGCCGATGGCGCCGACGGCTGGGACTGGCGCGGCGTGCTGCCCTACTTCCGCCGCAGCGAATGCAACAGCCGCGGCGGCGATGCGCTACATGGCGGCGACGGCCCGCTGCACGTCTCCGACCTGCGCTACCACAACCCGCTCTCGGACGTGTTCATCGCGGCCGCGCAGGAAGCGGGTTTCCCGCACAACTCCGATTTCAATGGCCCGCAGCAACAAGGCGTGGGCCTGTACCAGGTCACCCAGAAGGACGGCGCACGCTGCTCGGCGGCGGTGGCCTATCTGGCGCCGGCGCGCGCGCGGGACAACCTGCAGCTCGTCACCGACGCGCTGGTCCTGCGCCTGCTGATCGAGGGCGGGCGCGTGGTCGGCGTCGCCTACGCGCAGGACGGCCGCGAGGTGCAGGCGCGCGCCGCGCGCGAGGTGCTGCTCAGCGCCGGCGCGGTGAACTCGCCGCAGTTGCTGATGCTCTCGGGCATCGGCCCGGCCGATGCGCTGCGCCGCCACGGCATCGCGGTGCACCTGGACCAGCCGCAGGTCGGCGCCAACCTGCAGGATCACCTGGACGTGTGCACGCTGTACCGCACCCGCCCCGGCATCAGCTACGACCGCCGCAACCAGGCCAAGATCGCCTTCGATTATTTCCTGCGCGGGCACCGCGGCGCCGGCAGCAGCAACATCGCCGAGGCCGGCGGCTTCATCCGCTCGCCGCTGGCACCGGACGCGCGCGCCGACATCCAGTTGCACTTCGTGCCGGCCATGCTCGACGACCACGGCCGCAACCGCCTGCCCGGCGACGGTTTCACCCTGCACGCCTGCCACCTGCAGCCGCGCAGCCGTGGCCGCATCGCGCTCAACGACGCCGACCCGCGCACGCCGGCGCGGATCCAAGCCAACTACCTCAGCGATCCCGACGGCTTCGACCTGCGCATGCTGGTGGAATGCGCGCGACTGGCGCGGCACATCCTCCGGCAGCCGGCGTTCGATGCATGGCGCGGCGCGCCGCTGCTGCCGGCGCGCGAGGACCTGGACGAGGCCGGGCTGGTCGCCTTCATCCGCGCCAAGGCCGAAACCATCTATCACCCGATCGGCACCTGCCGCATGGGCAGCGACGCGCAGGCGGTGGTCGACCCGCAACTGCGCCTGCGCGGCCTCGACGGGCTGCGCGTGGTCGACGCCTCGGTGATGCCGCGCCTGGTCAGCGGCAATACCAACGGGCCAACGATGATGATCGCCGAGCGTGCTGCGGATCTGATCCGTGGGCGGGCTGTGCTGCGGGAGGGGTGA
- a CDS encoding serine hydrolase, with amino-acid sequence MATGLLGALLPFAMSSTAQTPAPAQPLPPPLHTEATRYTSPTQPLPYRASLTQSQVLPLARDFDVAALESAAEQLTYGERVPGLAMAIVHNGQVLSARGYGVTDVNRPEPVDAHTVFRLASLSKAFAGTMAGLLVTDGTLRWDSKVVDYVPGFQLSDPVATRQLNVADLLSHRVGLTYNAYDRDVESNLDYYTLSHKLAYAPLKCAPGECYAYQNVAFSLIGDVVFAASGSFYEQSVERRIFKPLGMNDASMGLAGIQASPRWARPHVRSRNGWVSLTPKPTYYRLAPAAGVNASISDMAQWLIAQTGHRPDVLPEPLLATLHAPLILTPGEMRSGWRRARVNSASYALGWRVFDYSGHQVIFHAGAVQGYRGLIALVPERDFAVAILWNGESGLPSGLLPTVLDRAIGLPAQRWLDVDTDFGSDNLMAERPDPKDKKGASSSKSVASPH; translated from the coding sequence GTGGCAACCGGGTTGCTCGGGGCATTGCTGCCCTTTGCGATGTCCTCCACCGCACAGACGCCGGCGCCCGCACAACCGCTGCCGCCGCCGCTGCACACCGAAGCCACGCGCTACACCTCGCCGACCCAGCCGCTGCCCTACCGCGCCTCGCTGACGCAGAGCCAGGTGCTGCCGCTGGCTAGGGACTTCGACGTGGCCGCACTGGAGTCGGCAGCCGAACAGCTCACCTACGGCGAGCGTGTGCCCGGCCTGGCGATGGCCATCGTGCACAACGGCCAGGTGCTCAGCGCGCGCGGCTACGGCGTCACCGACGTCAACCGCCCAGAGCCGGTCGATGCGCATACCGTGTTCCGCCTGGCCTCGCTGTCCAAGGCCTTCGCCGGCACCATGGCCGGCCTGCTGGTCACCGACGGCACCCTGCGCTGGGACAGCAAGGTCGTCGACTACGTTCCGGGCTTCCAGCTCAGCGATCCTGTGGCCACGCGCCAGTTGAATGTCGCCGACCTGCTCAGCCACCGCGTCGGCCTGACCTACAACGCCTACGACCGCGACGTCGAATCCAACCTCGACTACTACACCCTCAGCCACAAGCTGGCCTATGCGCCGCTGAAGTGCGCGCCGGGCGAGTGCTACGCCTACCAGAACGTCGCCTTCAGCCTGATCGGCGACGTGGTGTTCGCCGCGTCCGGCAGCTTCTACGAGCAGTCGGTGGAACGGCGCATCTTCAAGCCGCTGGGCATGAACGACGCCAGCATGGGCCTGGCCGGCATCCAGGCCAGCCCGCGCTGGGCGCGCCCGCACGTGCGCAGCCGCAACGGCTGGGTCTCGCTGACGCCCAAGCCGACCTACTACCGCCTGGCGCCCGCCGCCGGCGTCAATGCCAGCATCAGCGACATGGCGCAGTGGCTGATCGCGCAGACCGGGCATCGCCCGGACGTGTTGCCGGAGCCGTTGCTGGCGACCCTGCACGCGCCGCTGATCCTCACCCCGGGCGAGATGCGCTCGGGCTGGCGCCGCGCCCGCGTCAACTCGGCCAGCTACGCGCTGGGCTGGCGCGTGTTCGACTACTCCGGCCACCAGGTGATCTTCCACGCCGGCGCGGTGCAGGGCTACCGCGGCCTGATCGCGCTGGTGCCGGAACGCGACTTCGCCGTGGCGATCCTGTGGAACGGCGAAAGCGGCCTGCCCTCTGGCCTGCTGCCGACCGTGCTCGACCGCGCCATCGGCCTGCCAGCGCAGCGCTGGCTGGACGTGGACACCGACTTCGGCAGCGACAACCTGATGGCCGAACGTCCGGACCCGAAGGACAAGAAGGGCGCGTCCTCGTCCAAGTCGGTGGCCTCACCGCACTGA